A genomic stretch from Anaerolinea thermophila UNI-1 includes:
- a CDS encoding pyridoxal-phosphate dependent enzyme: MPSHVIVECLDCGHKAPFSIVQPACPQCGSMWREARYDYDELATTLAQRLSSRPFDIWRYRELLPVENPRPELSMGEGGTPLIRATNLGMMLGNPNIYVKDERQGPTASFKDRQASVTVATLKEAGVSEFVIASTGNVAISYSAYSARAGIKLWAFLTSLVPAAKMREVAIYGTQVIKITGSYDQAKKVAAEFAQQRHLSIDLGARTVPCIESMKTIAFEIAEQLTNLMGDPVFPPEGQKPRWRAPDWYVQAVSGGMGPIGVLKGFEELYRMGWIDRIPKIAPIQAEGCAPMVHAWKQNRETAVPVQSPRTLIATLATGDPGRTYTYLRQKMLAASGGEFEAVSDDEAFRAMHFLAKMEGLSVEPAAAVAFAGLVKLIRAGIIKPHETVVVNCSGHTVPVERNILGEGWARDLVPSQGMEESNEEGLLAALTKVSLDRFPRILIVDDNPDVRRLIRRILQSQGEYKLYEATNGLEAIEMARRELPNLIILDLMMPEMDGFTVLNELKKSPETAEIPVIVVTAKELTPNEKDRLRGHIQTLMQKGDFMSDEFMDEVRALLG; encoded by the coding sequence ATGCCTTCTCATGTTATCGTTGAATGTCTTGATTGTGGACACAAAGCACCTTTCTCCATTGTCCAGCCAGCCTGTCCGCAGTGCGGCAGTATGTGGCGTGAAGCGCGTTATGACTATGACGAGTTAGCCACCACACTGGCTCAACGCCTGTCTTCCCGCCCCTTTGATATCTGGCGATACCGCGAACTGTTACCGGTGGAAAACCCTCGCCCTGAGTTGAGCATGGGCGAAGGGGGCACTCCGCTGATTCGGGCTACAAATCTGGGAATGATGCTGGGAAATCCCAACATCTACGTCAAAGACGAACGCCAAGGTCCAACAGCTTCTTTTAAGGATCGGCAGGCTTCTGTCACGGTTGCCACTCTTAAGGAAGCGGGAGTCTCTGAGTTTGTCATTGCCTCTACCGGTAATGTGGCTATTTCGTACTCTGCTTACTCTGCTCGGGCAGGAATTAAATTGTGGGCATTTCTGACCAGCCTGGTTCCCGCCGCCAAAATGCGCGAGGTCGCCATTTACGGCACACAGGTCATTAAAATTACAGGCTCGTATGATCAAGCCAAGAAAGTGGCTGCGGAATTTGCTCAACAGCGCCACCTGAGCATCGACCTGGGGGCACGCACCGTGCCATGCATCGAGTCAATGAAAACGATTGCCTTTGAAATTGCCGAGCAGTTGACCAATCTCATGGGCGACCCGGTCTTTCCACCCGAAGGACAAAAACCACGCTGGCGCGCCCCCGATTGGTACGTCCAGGCAGTTTCCGGGGGCATGGGGCCCATTGGCGTGCTCAAAGGGTTTGAGGAATTGTACCGCATGGGATGGATTGATCGGATTCCCAAAATTGCTCCCATTCAGGCAGAAGGGTGCGCCCCAATGGTACATGCATGGAAACAAAACCGCGAAACTGCCGTGCCGGTCCAATCCCCCAGAACATTGATTGCCACTCTGGCAACCGGCGATCCGGGTCGTACCTATACCTATCTGCGCCAGAAGATGCTTGCCGCTTCCGGGGGAGAGTTTGAGGCTGTCTCAGATGATGAAGCCTTCCGAGCCATGCACTTCCTTGCCAAAATGGAGGGCCTTTCAGTAGAACCTGCAGCCGCAGTTGCCTTTGCCGGATTGGTCAAACTGATTCGCGCAGGCATCATCAAACCCCACGAGACCGTAGTGGTCAATTGCAGTGGACATACCGTTCCAGTAGAACGCAATATCCTTGGAGAAGGATGGGCGCGCGATTTGGTACCCTCTCAGGGAATGGAAGAGAGCAATGAGGAAGGCTTGCTGGCGGCTTTGACCAAAGTCTCGCTGGACCGCTTCCCTCGCATTTTGATCGTGGATGACAATCCCGACGTGCGCCGTCTCATCCGCCGTATTTTACAATCTCAAGGCGAGTACAAGTTGTACGAAGCCACCAATGGCCTGGAAGCCATTGAAATGGCACGCCGGGAACTGCCTAACCTGATTATCCTTGACCTGATGATGCCGGAAATGGACGGCTTCACCGTTCTCAATGAACTGAAGAAGTCTCCAGAGACAGCTGAAATTCCCGTCATCGTTGTCACTGCAAAAGAACTGACCCCCAATGAAAAAGACCGGTTGCGGGGGCACATCCAAACCTTGATGCAAAAAGGGGATTTCATGAGCGACGAATTCATGGATGAGGTACGTGCGTTGTTAGGATGA
- a CDS encoding GAF domain-containing protein, whose product MSKKRLQNRLDHLFSSITHEVESAPAPSEISARPLGWTWEADEDGCYCRVSPEMGQILGVSEEEIIGKPFYRFLLEEEIFVDFSTFSAESLPKEYLVRFQKVSGEWLEAKISILSAPDDHTPTWKGTVAILQTGEMAHQPVPAKPSVEVKPHTPSVARKTSSPLSPPKPFTPTFVSGGKIFGVSAEDGKIQLVTAPSTPLAMQSLQQKKPVAVSAQGELPAAIVVPENAGEYGKLLVEVIDETPQRIWDEEEHQLVLEVASQLALALENARLYNAAQQELAERVRAEQEILHRNQDLAILNRIGQRLTSLSSHEEIYQTFAQMAGEVLSDRNLFIAVADDHYQTLSFPVYREEGIEMLLPEREFGKGLPEALIQYARPVLFKNKVAQQLAQFHCELPERLPKCLLAIPILVNERPRGVLVLQDYEKENAPQFDEVHVELLSTAASQVSTALENATLFLQMQETLKALENRERYQAGVARSAAVLSEAGTQALGDVLKYLGQAAQASRVYFMQFSEGVASNWTLFEDWTSPVVAYLLDRTKIYNIPAELFADLIGNLRTEGWIIPTDLPIDHLARQFFSSQGIQSALILGIQGRTTMPDLLIFEHVEAHTWTQDEINALRVAAEAIANTFVREDLLVQLRANLDETESLYKASNNLVVATNFQEMLGSVVTGVRMTEINRAVMLLFETDSHQRISRVTVQANWYSGRGTPPPEIGTEFPRVIYERPLQTNMQYFFESLEEAVLDEALKQDLLKQNVRSLAILPMWAGKRQIGVVLFEGEHKHIFTPREKRLLPPLIDQLTIVVENLRLFEQTQQALQETARLYNISSEIAAAANADQMVDLVIREALPRGAEAVSLHLTTNVEGEMNEIEVAAYHSITGRTQFKGARLRASEVPILFGLPDEGISFADIDDGTLDPVSATTLKRFGIRSGIIVPLRSGGHTVGVMGAFSSQPVRYDTAEVRIFQTVANGIAVALEKLRLLEQAERRALELQTAAEIARDTTSTLSTDVLLRRIVTLVVERFNLYQASIFLLDDSGTYAVVRESFGPAAEQLKERKHKLAVGSRSVVGTVTATGEPFILNDVTTSTMYYPNPLLPETRSEMALPLRLGNRVIGALDLQSRNLNAFRKDELSGLTILADQIAVAIENARAYELAQKAVEEMREVDRVKSQFLANMSHELRTPLNSIIGFSRVILRGIDGPINDTQKQDLTAIYNSGQHLLNLINDILDLSKIEAGKMELSFSDVNMTDLINSAMSTAVGLVKDKPIKLITEIEDNLPIVRADATRVRQVLINFLSNAAKFTDEGSITVRARRVRSPEGKPELMVTVTDTGPGIAEEDRSKLFLPFSQVDDSPTRKTGGTGLGLSICRSLIEMHGGRIGLLESTVGVGSTFFFTLPLPLEEGKPDEYIPEGALTVLAVDDDPQVIELYQRFLKPQGYYVIPHTDPRTVVERVKEVQPFAITLDIMMPEVDGWQVMKKLKSDPETRDIPIVVCSILEEEEKGYSLGAADYLVKPFLSEDLLGALNRLNRDGKIREVLVIDDDPEDLRLVQKMLEESQRYHVNLAQGGKAGWDFLQNSVPDVIILDLFMPEMNGFELLGNLRAHPTFKSIPVIVLTGADLTAEQHQQLNEFGQNLLTKAMLREKELLNSLEEALRRFRSESKSTKD is encoded by the coding sequence ATGTCAAAGAAACGTCTGCAGAACCGGCTTGATCATCTCTTCTCCAGCATCACCCATGAGGTAGAAAGCGCTCCCGCCCCATCCGAGATCTCAGCCCGCCCTCTGGGCTGGACATGGGAAGCCGATGAGGATGGATGCTACTGCAGGGTAAGTCCGGAAATGGGGCAAATTCTCGGTGTTTCGGAAGAGGAGATTATCGGAAAGCCGTTCTACCGATTCCTGCTTGAAGAAGAAATTTTTGTGGACTTCAGTACTTTTTCCGCAGAGTCCCTGCCGAAAGAGTATCTGGTTCGCTTCCAGAAAGTGAGCGGGGAATGGCTCGAAGCAAAAATCAGTATCCTCTCTGCCCCTGATGACCACACCCCCACATGGAAGGGGACCGTGGCAATTCTGCAAACGGGAGAGATGGCTCATCAGCCTGTACCAGCGAAGCCCTCTGTTGAGGTCAAACCCCATACCCCATCAGTCGCCAGAAAGACTTCCTCACCTCTTTCTCCTCCCAAGCCATTTACGCCGACTTTCGTTTCCGGAGGAAAAATTTTTGGGGTTTCCGCTGAAGATGGAAAGATCCAGCTGGTTACTGCCCCTTCCACTCCGCTTGCCATGCAAAGTCTGCAACAGAAAAAGCCAGTGGCTGTTTCAGCACAGGGAGAACTCCCGGCGGCCATCGTGGTACCGGAGAATGCCGGTGAATACGGCAAGCTCCTGGTTGAAGTGATTGATGAGACCCCCCAAAGAATTTGGGACGAAGAAGAACATCAACTGGTGTTGGAAGTAGCCTCCCAACTGGCACTGGCACTCGAAAATGCCCGTCTGTACAACGCTGCCCAGCAGGAACTGGCAGAACGCGTACGTGCCGAGCAGGAAATCCTGCATCGCAACCAGGACCTGGCTATCCTCAACCGCATTGGTCAGCGCTTGACGAGCCTGAGTTCCCACGAAGAAATCTATCAAACCTTCGCCCAAATGGCTGGCGAAGTATTGAGCGATCGTAATCTATTCATTGCAGTCGCAGATGATCATTATCAGACTCTTTCTTTCCCCGTTTACCGCGAGGAAGGAATAGAGATGCTCCTGCCCGAACGAGAATTTGGTAAAGGACTTCCTGAGGCACTCATCCAGTATGCTCGTCCGGTGCTCTTCAAAAACAAAGTTGCTCAGCAACTTGCTCAATTCCACTGCGAACTGCCGGAACGCCTCCCCAAATGCCTGCTTGCCATCCCTATTCTGGTCAATGAACGTCCACGGGGAGTGCTGGTGCTACAGGATTATGAAAAGGAAAATGCCCCTCAATTCGATGAAGTCCATGTAGAACTGCTTTCCACTGCCGCCTCGCAGGTTTCAACGGCTCTCGAAAATGCCACCCTGTTCCTGCAAATGCAGGAAACCCTGAAAGCGCTGGAAAACCGCGAGCGCTATCAGGCAGGTGTAGCACGTTCTGCGGCAGTGCTTTCTGAAGCCGGTACACAGGCATTGGGTGATGTCCTTAAATACCTTGGTCAAGCCGCACAGGCTTCACGGGTGTACTTCATGCAATTTTCTGAAGGGGTGGCTTCCAACTGGACATTGTTTGAGGACTGGACGTCTCCAGTTGTGGCTTATCTGCTGGATCGCACCAAGATCTACAATATCCCCGCTGAGTTATTTGCAGACCTGATCGGAAATCTTCGCACCGAAGGGTGGATCATTCCCACCGATTTGCCCATTGATCATCTTGCCAGGCAATTCTTCTCCTCTCAAGGCATACAATCAGCATTGATTTTAGGAATTCAAGGAAGAACCACGATGCCCGACTTGCTCATCTTTGAGCATGTCGAAGCCCATACCTGGACTCAGGACGAAATCAATGCCCTGCGGGTAGCCGCCGAAGCCATTGCCAACACCTTCGTGCGCGAAGACCTGCTGGTGCAGTTGCGAGCCAACCTGGATGAGACCGAAAGCCTGTACAAAGCCAGCAACAACCTGGTTGTAGCAACCAACTTCCAGGAAATGCTTGGCTCAGTGGTAACGGGCGTCCGCATGACAGAGATTAACCGGGCAGTGATGTTGCTGTTTGAGACAGACAGCCACCAGCGCATCAGCCGCGTAACCGTCCAAGCCAACTGGTACAGCGGACGCGGCACACCGCCCCCCGAAATCGGCACAGAATTTCCGCGTGTCATCTACGAACGCCCGTTGCAGACCAACATGCAGTACTTCTTTGAAAGTCTGGAAGAAGCCGTTCTGGATGAAGCCCTGAAACAAGACTTACTTAAACAAAACGTGCGCTCACTTGCCATTCTACCCATGTGGGCAGGCAAACGTCAGATTGGTGTTGTCCTGTTTGAAGGCGAACACAAACATATCTTCACGCCGCGGGAAAAGCGCTTGCTACCACCTTTGATTGATCAATTAACTATCGTGGTGGAAAACCTGCGCCTGTTCGAGCAAACTCAGCAAGCCCTGCAAGAAACCGCGCGACTGTACAACATCTCCAGCGAAATCGCTGCGGCGGCCAATGCCGACCAAATGGTGGACCTGGTTATTCGCGAAGCCCTGCCACGCGGAGCCGAAGCCGTCTCACTGCACCTGACCACCAATGTTGAAGGTGAGATGAACGAAATTGAGGTCGCCGCTTACCACAGTATCACCGGGCGAACTCAGTTCAAAGGTGCCCGACTGCGCGCCAGCGAAGTGCCCATCCTGTTTGGGTTACCGGATGAGGGCATTTCCTTTGCCGATATCGATGACGGCACACTTGACCCGGTCTCAGCCACGACGCTGAAGCGTTTTGGCATTCGCTCGGGTATTATTGTTCCCCTTCGTTCAGGTGGGCACACCGTTGGCGTAATGGGAGCCTTTTCCAGCCAGCCCGTACGGTATGACACCGCCGAGGTTCGCATCTTCCAAACGGTTGCCAACGGTATTGCCGTAGCCCTGGAGAAACTGCGCTTGCTCGAACAAGCCGAACGCCGCGCATTGGAGTTGCAGACCGCCGCAGAAATCGCCCGCGATACGACCAGCACCCTCTCTACAGATGTTCTGCTTCGCCGCATCGTCACTCTGGTGGTGGAACGCTTCAACCTGTATCAAGCCTCCATCTTCCTGCTGGACGACAGTGGTACCTATGCAGTGGTACGCGAATCGTTTGGCCCCGCAGCGGAACAGTTGAAAGAGCGCAAGCACAAACTGGCAGTTGGATCACGTTCGGTTGTAGGCACGGTAACGGCTACCGGCGAGCCGTTCATTCTGAACGACGTCACAACCTCGACTATGTACTACCCGAACCCCCTGTTGCCAGAGACACGGTCAGAAATGGCATTACCGCTCAGACTGGGCAACCGCGTCATTGGTGCCCTGGACCTCCAATCCAGAAATCTGAACGCTTTCCGCAAGGACGAACTGAGCGGATTGACCATTCTGGCAGACCAGATTGCCGTAGCCATCGAAAACGCTCGCGCCTACGAGTTAGCCCAGAAAGCCGTGGAAGAAATGCGCGAAGTGGATCGCGTCAAGAGCCAGTTCCTCGCCAACATGAGCCACGAACTGCGTACACCGTTGAACTCCATCATTGGCTTCTCAAGAGTCATCCTGCGCGGCATTGATGGGCCCATCAACGATACGCAAAAGCAGGACCTGACCGCCATATACAACTCCGGTCAACACCTGCTCAACCTCATCAATGACATCCTGGATCTCTCCAAGATCGAAGCCGGCAAGATGGAACTGTCCTTCTCGGATGTCAACATGACCGATTTGATCAACAGCGCCATGTCCACAGCAGTTGGATTGGTCAAGGACAAGCCCATTAAGTTAATCACTGAAATCGAGGACAATCTGCCAATCGTACGTGCTGATGCCACCCGGGTTCGTCAGGTGCTCATCAACTTCCTCTCTAACGCTGCCAAATTCACCGATGAAGGTTCAATTACCGTGCGAGCACGCCGGGTGCGCAGTCCCGAAGGCAAACCTGAACTTATGGTGACCGTCACCGACACCGGCCCGGGTATTGCCGAAGAAGACCGTTCCAAACTGTTCCTGCCGTTCTCGCAGGTGGATGATTCCCCCACCCGCAAGACTGGCGGTACCGGTCTGGGATTGTCCATCTGCCGCTCCCTCATTGAAATGCATGGAGGACGCATTGGCTTGCTGGAAAGCACCGTGGGCGTGGGGTCTACGTTCTTCTTCACCCTGCCCTTACCGCTGGAAGAGGGGAAACCGGATGAGTACATTCCTGAAGGGGCTCTCACCGTGCTTGCCGTGGATGATGATCCTCAGGTCATCGAACTGTATCAACGTTTCCTCAAACCTCAAGGGTATTACGTTATCCCCCACACCGATCCCCGCACTGTTGTGGAACGGGTCAAGGAAGTCCAACCCTTCGCCATCACCCTGGATATTATGATGCCTGAAGTGGACGGCTGGCAGGTGATGAAGAAACTCAAGAGTGACCCTGAAACGCGCGATATTCCCATTGTGGTCTGTTCCATTCTTGAAGAAGAGGAAAAAGGCTACAGCCTCGGGGCGGCGGACTATCTGGTCAAACCCTTCTTGTCTGAAGACCTGTTAGGGGCGCTGAATCGCCTGAACCGTGATGGCAAGATTCGCGAAGTACTGGTCATTGATGACGACCCTGAGGACTTGCGTCTGGTCCAGAAAATGCTGGAAGAGAGCCAACGATACCATGTCAACCTGGCTCAGGGCGGTAAAGCCGGATGGGATTTCCTGCAAAACAGCGTGCCAGATGTCATCATTCTGGACCTGTTCATGCCAGAGATGAACGGTTTTGAACTGCTCGGAAACCTGCGGGCTCATCCAACCTTCAAGAGTATTCCCGTGATTGTGCTAACCGGCGCAGACCTGACCGCTGAACAGCATCAACAACTGAATGAATTCGGACAAAACCTGCTGACCAAAGCCATGTTGCGCGAAAAAGAACTGCTGAATTCCCTGGAAGAGGCTTTACGCCGCTTCCGGAGCGAATCTAAATCCACAAAGGATTAA
- a CDS encoding ParA family protein — translation MAYLIAIANEKGGVAKTTTAVSLGAALVEAGQSVLLVDLDPQANLSMAVGVEPVPSPRSMMSVFQDSGSLHEHVVETGIPGLDIIPAAFDLGMAERFLPIRNGYEALLRRYLRSSSWKYDTILLDCPPFLGALTVNALAAADMLIMPTQAEYFSVSALRTMMGLIRKVRNEHNPQLLYRLLLTMYDRRNRIHRTLAEQLRVTFGNGVLETVIEVDTRLRESAIAGLPIIYHSPHSRSALQYRALSQEILAYVKETSAEPA, via the coding sequence ATGGCTTATCTGATTGCCATTGCAAATGAAAAAGGAGGCGTTGCCAAAACCACTACAGCCGTCTCTCTGGGAGCGGCACTGGTGGAAGCAGGGCAAAGCGTATTACTGGTCGACCTGGATCCTCAAGCCAATTTGAGTATGGCAGTAGGAGTAGAACCTGTGCCTTCCCCCAGGTCCATGATGAGCGTGTTTCAAGACTCTGGCTCGCTCCATGAGCATGTGGTTGAAACCGGCATCCCGGGATTGGACATTATCCCTGCGGCGTTTGATCTGGGGATGGCAGAACGGTTTCTGCCCATTCGCAACGGGTATGAAGCCCTGCTCCGGCGCTACCTGCGCAGTTCTTCCTGGAAATACGATACCATCCTGCTGGATTGTCCTCCCTTCCTTGGAGCATTGACTGTTAATGCGCTCGCCGCCGCCGATATGCTCATCATGCCCACACAGGCAGAATATTTCTCTGTGAGCGCTCTGCGCACCATGATGGGGTTGATTCGCAAAGTGCGCAACGAGCATAATCCTCAACTGCTTTACCGGCTTTTACTGACCATGTATGACCGCCGAAACCGCATTCACCGCACACTAGCAGAGCAATTGCGCGTGACTTTTGGTAATGGCGTTTTGGAAACGGTCATTGAAGTGGACACCCGCTTACGTGAAAGCGCTATTGCAGGACTACCAATTATCTACCATTCCCCTCACAGCAGGTCTGCGTTGCAATATCGTGCCCTCAGTCAGGAGATTTTAGCGTATGTCAAAGAAACGTCTGCAGAACCGGCTTGA
- a CDS encoding GAF domain-containing protein yields the protein MAVINPPTSPRNVLSTEGRTLTLSQVSLTLNMAIGTISGIGFLAFLINGIQQTYWQFYALAGISLITFLFSLNSALKNARGEYSDRDLGWANGFFSILGISTALLIDGAGLLVAVTYVIIALSLTSTLGLFRSGTLSLFLGLTTASIAALAGALSPLPQVQSETMIVILITILAMVVMIFILLGITQFVSTTLQIRLVTAFLAVLIVPLTIATSALSQTAIATNREQIQQNMIDAAEEVALSLDRFFENNLKVIQQEAKADVFSRYFENLKAGKREELDTAEIRMIFRVLELRESSERVYLSSYALLNAGGYNVYDTVQANRGKYEGRRAYFLVPYTTGKPYISPITFNPDGTSYFSFSAPVFNNQNEVVGVLRATYNTLVLQRFVTNYAELGGPNTHVIVFDENLIRLADTYQPEMIFTTVTALTPQQRAELIIQKRIPDLPMIRPVYNADLARFLQTSELNNGAILEIEEGNEGNEAQEKPEIAGVAPMKTMPWKVVFFQAEFDETPIRKSHTRVATVIATLLAYVLGFVAVGVSNVLASPLKDLANIARRIAAGDLKARSEVRTSDEFGTLATVFNQMAEQLEKLVSELEERVAQRTAELERRNQALTYRTNQLNTIAQVARGIVSAQELTRFLENVTELISDRFGFYHVGIFLLDANREYAVLRAANSPGGKRMLARSHMLKVGETGIVGYVTSTGQPRIALDVGQDAVFFNNPDLPTTRSEMALPLKVGEEIIGALDVQSEVPNAFSPEDLSVFTTLADQVAIAIYNNQLYNETLRALAEAQQLHRQYLQQEWAKEVQTHRHRGFRYTVKGVEPIHESLDWKDIEYVYETGKPYIFTETLDDQTQRAVMAVPISIRGETIGVIRVQDQGEARVWSDNELQAVQDVAQQVGVALETARLFEKTVHRAERERRVLEITGKIRSTNDPQEMLQIAAAELQRVLGASKAQIFLLSEDGEDTSSHGNGSGSKNGNE from the coding sequence ATGGCAGTGATTAACCCACCAACTTCTCCACGAAATGTTCTTTCAACTGAGGGCAGAACGCTAACTCTGTCCCAAGTATCCCTGACCCTTAATATGGCTATTGGCACGATTTCAGGGATTGGCTTTCTGGCATTTTTGATCAATGGTATTCAACAAACTTACTGGCAATTTTACGCACTGGCTGGAATTTCACTGATTACTTTCCTCTTCAGCCTTAATTCCGCCCTGAAAAATGCCCGTGGAGAATATTCTGACCGAGACCTGGGATGGGCAAATGGCTTTTTCTCCATTCTGGGGATTTCTACTGCCCTGTTAATTGACGGCGCTGGTCTACTGGTTGCCGTCACTTACGTGATTATCGCACTCTCGTTGACCTCGACACTGGGATTGTTCCGCTCCGGCACCCTCTCGCTCTTTCTGGGATTGACAACCGCCTCCATCGCCGCACTGGCAGGCGCTTTGAGTCCTCTTCCCCAGGTTCAGAGCGAAACGATGATCGTCATCCTCATCACCATTCTGGCTATGGTGGTGATGATCTTCATCCTGTTGGGGATTACTCAATTCGTTTCGACCACCCTGCAGATTCGACTGGTCACCGCTTTCCTCGCTGTGCTGATCGTACCTTTGACCATAGCCACCTCGGCGCTCTCCCAAACCGCCATTGCTACAAATCGTGAGCAGATTCAGCAAAACATGATTGATGCAGCAGAGGAAGTTGCCCTCAGTCTCGACCGGTTCTTCGAAAACAACCTCAAAGTGATTCAACAGGAAGCCAAAGCAGATGTTTTTTCTCGCTACTTTGAAAATTTAAAGGCCGGGAAGCGAGAAGAACTGGACACCGCTGAAATTCGCATGATCTTCCGTGTACTGGAACTTCGTGAGTCCAGTGAACGCGTCTATCTTTCCTCTTATGCGCTGTTGAACGCTGGCGGATATAACGTTTACGACACTGTGCAAGCAAACCGCGGAAAGTACGAGGGACGGCGTGCGTACTTTCTGGTTCCCTACACGACCGGAAAGCCATATATCTCACCGATCACCTTCAACCCGGATGGGACAAGTTACTTCTCTTTTTCTGCGCCTGTTTTCAACAATCAAAATGAAGTAGTGGGAGTCTTGAGAGCTACGTACAACACACTGGTCCTGCAACGTTTTGTGACCAACTATGCCGAGCTTGGCGGCCCGAATACCCACGTCATTGTGTTCGATGAGAACCTGATACGTCTGGCAGATACTTATCAGCCAGAGATGATTTTTACCACCGTGACGGCATTAACACCCCAACAGCGGGCAGAACTCATCATTCAAAAACGTATTCCCGACCTTCCCATGATTCGCCCGGTGTACAATGCCGACTTAGCCCGCTTCCTGCAGACCTCCGAATTGAACAACGGAGCTATTCTTGAAATTGAGGAAGGGAATGAAGGCAACGAAGCCCAGGAAAAACCGGAAATTGCCGGTGTGGCACCAATGAAAACCATGCCCTGGAAGGTTGTGTTTTTCCAGGCTGAATTTGATGAAACACCTATCCGAAAAAGTCATACGCGGGTAGCAACTGTCATTGCAACACTGCTGGCATACGTGCTGGGTTTTGTGGCTGTAGGCGTATCCAATGTTCTGGCTTCGCCATTGAAAGACCTGGCAAACATCGCCCGACGTATTGCCGCAGGAGACTTGAAAGCCCGTTCAGAAGTACGCACTTCCGATGAATTTGGTACTCTGGCAACCGTGTTTAACCAGATGGCAGAACAGTTGGAAAAATTGGTGAGCGAACTGGAAGAGCGGGTAGCACAACGCACTGCTGAACTGGAACGCCGAAATCAGGCATTAACTTACCGTACCAACCAGTTGAATACCATTGCTCAGGTTGCCCGAGGTATCGTCTCGGCACAGGAATTAACCCGTTTCCTGGAAAATGTGACCGAATTGATCAGCGATCGCTTTGGCTTCTATCATGTAGGTATTTTCCTGCTCGACGCCAACCGCGAATACGCTGTTCTGCGTGCCGCAAACAGTCCAGGCGGCAAACGCATGCTGGCACGTTCCCATATGTTGAAGGTAGGCGAGACGGGTATCGTGGGGTACGTGACTTCTACTGGACAACCCAGAATTGCTCTGGACGTGGGTCAGGATGCAGTGTTCTTCAATAACCCCGATTTGCCCACCACACGCTCCGAAATGGCACTTCCACTGAAAGTAGGAGAGGAAATCATCGGCGCGCTGGACGTGCAAAGCGAAGTACCCAACGCCTTCAGCCCCGAAGATTTAAGCGTGTTCACCACTCTGGCGGATCAGGTGGCTATTGCAATTTACAACAACCAGTTGTACAACGAAACCCTGCGAGCGCTGGCTGAGGCTCAACAATTACACCGTCAGTACCTCCAGCAGGAATGGGCAAAAGAAGTACAAACTCACCGCCACCGCGGATTCCGATACACCGTAAAAGGCGTCGAACCCATTCATGAATCGCTGGATTGGAAAGATATCGAATATGTCTATGAAACCGGCAAGCCTTACATCTTCACCGAAACGCTGGATGACCAAACGCAACGGGCAGTCATGGCAGTTCCCATCAGCATCCGGGGAGAAACCATTGGCGTCATCCGTGTTCAGGATCAAGGAGAGGCCCGAGTGTGGTCGGATAATGAATTACAGGCAGTGCAGGACGTTGCCCAACAAGTAGGTGTAGCCCTGGAAACTGCGCGCTTGTTCGAGAAAACCGTACACCGCGCCGAGCGTGAACGCCGGGTATTGGAAATTACCGGCAAGATTCGCTCAACAAACGATCCGCAGGAAATGTTGCAAATTGCCGCCGCAGAACTTCAACGGGTATTGGGTGCCTCAAAGGCGCAAATCTTCCTGCTTTCGGAAGATGGAGAAGACACTTCTTCGCATGGCAACGGCAGTGGTTCCAAGAACGGGAACGAGTAG